One window of the Shewanella cyperi genome contains the following:
- a CDS encoding acyltransferase, whose translation MAFLTEQQLSTMGFAELGSNVLISDKVSIYGACRIKIGSNVRIDDFCVLSAGEGGIEIGNYVHIAVSALLIGAGKIIVSDFAGISSRVCVYSSNDDYSGGFLTNPMIPSEYTNVTHADVTLGKHVIIGSGSVVLPGVILHDGVAVGSLSMITKDCEPFGIYIGAPAKKIKNRNRDLLALEEKLINGEL comes from the coding sequence ATGGCGTTTCTTACAGAGCAACAATTAAGCACCATGGGGTTTGCTGAACTGGGTTCCAATGTATTGATCTCTGATAAGGTCTCAATTTATGGTGCTTGCCGCATCAAGATTGGTAGTAATGTTCGTATTGATGATTTTTGTGTGCTGTCTGCTGGCGAGGGGGGAATTGAAATTGGTAATTATGTACATATAGCGGTTTCTGCATTACTGATTGGAGCCGGTAAAATAATTGTTTCGGATTTTGCAGGTATTTCATCTCGTGTATGCGTATACTCCAGTAATGATGATTACTCCGGAGGTTTTCTTACAAATCCAATGATTCCATCTGAGTATACCAATGTGACTCATGCAGATGTCACCTTGGGTAAGCATGTGATTATTGGTTCTGGCTCAGTTGTATTACCAGGTGTGATACTTCATGACGGAGTAGCGGTTGGTTCATTATCTATGATCACCAAAGATTGTGAACCCTTTGGTATTTATATTGGCGCACCTGCAAAAAAAATAAAGAATCGCAATCGGGATTTGTTAGCTCTTGAAGAGAAGTTGATTAACGGTGAATTATAA
- a CDS encoding TDP-N-acetylfucosamine:lipid II N-acetylfucosaminyltransferase codes for MLKIAHIAADEKFIENAVDIFEIAFPNQNTFYINAPKPWRFVKDRVIYKNFSSKKWVEYFLLNRSEMKSYDLIILHSLPSTFLIPPVLLKQRYVWLGWGFDYYSRPFDKDLLPNPVVLEKTKKRYIGVNDNIGPSVKCLSVLKSLAKKIIESKTFYNLAMRNVKVFSPVLPQEFDLVKNFYGLGKETKYSPWNYGILERHLIKNIELNNIDSANSILLGNSATPTNNHFEALDIILHSDFMRTVYVPLSYGDMIYAKSVKEYIYNNPKLASQCKVLDTFLPLDEYNAIINNCGFVIMNHVRQQALGNIVAMLYRGSKVFLREESVLYKFFKGLSAHIYSVQELEINQDLLEHHLTSEQIQDNRTLLKNIWSELVVVDRTKKLVFAAIS; via the coding sequence ATGTTGAAAATCGCACATATTGCAGCAGATGAAAAGTTTATAGAAAATGCTGTGGATATATTTGAGATAGCATTTCCTAACCAAAATACTTTTTATATTAATGCTCCCAAACCTTGGCGCTTTGTCAAAGATAGAGTAATTTACAAGAATTTCAGTTCGAAAAAATGGGTTGAATATTTCTTACTAAATCGCTCTGAGATGAAGAGTTATGATTTAATTATTCTGCATAGTTTGCCATCAACATTTCTAATTCCTCCGGTTCTGTTGAAACAGCGATATGTATGGTTAGGTTGGGGGTTTGACTATTACAGTCGGCCATTTGATAAAGATTTGCTGCCAAATCCTGTCGTACTAGAGAAAACTAAAAAAAGATATATTGGAGTTAATGATAATATCGGTCCCAGTGTTAAATGTTTATCTGTTTTAAAAAGTTTAGCTAAAAAAATTATAGAAAGTAAGACTTTTTATAATTTGGCTATGCGAAATGTTAAGGTTTTTTCGCCTGTACTTCCGCAAGAGTTTGATTTAGTAAAAAATTTCTATGGATTAGGCAAGGAAACAAAATACTCACCGTGGAATTATGGAATTTTAGAAAGGCATCTAATTAAGAATATTGAGTTAAATAATATTGATTCTGCAAATTCAATTTTATTAGGAAATAGTGCTACTCCAACTAATAACCACTTTGAGGCACTAGATATTATTTTACATTCTGATTTTATGCGTACAGTTTATGTGCCGCTAAGTTATGGCGACATGATATATGCTAAATCGGTTAAAGAATATATTTATAACAACCCTAAACTAGCATCTCAGTGTAAGGTGTTAGATACATTCCTTCCTTTGGATGAATATAATGCTATAATTAATAATTGTGGCTTTGTTATTATGAATCATGTTAGACAACAAGCGCTTGGTAATATAGTGGCAATGCTGTATCGCGGTTCTAAGGTTTTTTTGCGTGAGGAGTCTGTTCTATATAAGTTTTTCAAGGGTTTGAGTGCGCACATTTACTCTGTGCAAGAGTTAGAGATTAATCAGGATTTACTCGAACATCATTTAACAAGTGAACAGATACAGGATAATAGAACCTTATTAAAAAATATTTGGTCAGAATTGGTTGTTGTTGACAGAACTAAAAAATTAGTTTTTGCTGCTATTAGTTGA